TTAGAAGCAATAACTTGTGTTTTGGGTGAAGAGGTATTAGCAAAATAAGCACGAACACGCTCCCTTAAAGATTTCGCTTTACCTACATATATAACTTTACCATTTTCATCCTTAATTAAGTAGACACCTGGTTTATTTGGTATCTTAGCAATTTTTATCATATAACTTTGTTTAGGTGTTTAGTTATTTGTTTTTTGGTAGTCTATCTTATTGTGAGCCAGCTTTTACAATTAGGACACCTGAATTTAAACTCTACAAAGTTATTACTACACTTATAGCATTTGAAACTTTTGGCTACAGTGGCAAACTCAATTATCTTATTCCCATCTTTAAACATCTCACTGTATCTCTTATTATCGTAGTATAATTTGAATAACTTCTTTTTGACCACTAGATTTTGAGGCTCTATCTCTTCTGCCTTCTTTAAACTCTCTATCGCTTCTGCATCTTCTCCCCTTTTTTCATAAATTTCTGATAGCTCAATTAAAGTTCTCACATTCCCTGGATTACGCTCCAAAAATGAAATGTAAAGCGACTCAAGCTCTGAGAAATCGTGTTTAGTTTCATAATATGCTTTTTCTAATCTATTAAATACAAGAAAACTATAATCAGGTAAGTTATCCAAAACTTTCTTCCATAATTCAATTCCCTTATCTACATCTCCTCCTTCATAGTAAAAATCACCTATAAACAGGAGAGCAGGTAGACATAGGTTATCAAGTTT
The bacterium genome window above contains:
- a CDS encoding tetratricopeptide repeat protein, giving the protein MKMRVTLEDILVAESREEDLLRAFIIDQPRSVVACLRLGSILREKGDYKNALKLHRSLLIRPDVSLDLKKKIYRNIVEDYIKADKLGLALSFAKDLQKLDPKDISSLDLLYFLYEELSQWDEVIDVKKKILRLKGQSDNKGLAILYAISGDSLIKSGNKRDGVKRLQEALKLDNLCLPALLFIGDFYYEGGDVDKGIELWKKVLDNLPDYSFLVFNRLEKAYYETKHDFSELESLYISFLERNPGNVRTLIELSEIYEKRGEDAEAIESLKKAEEIEPQNLVVKKKLFKLYYDNKRYSEMFKDGNKIIEFATVAKSFKCYKCSNNFVEFKFRCPNCKSWLTIR